A genomic window from Brevibacillus agri includes:
- the comER gene encoding late competence protein ComER: MDKIGFIGTGSMGSILIEALLSAKALSPSQITISNRTIEKAEQLAKRLGGLAVAHSNVDLAREADMILLCVKPLEYSVLLEQLAPVLTAEQLIVTITSPIKLEHLESKVPCAIARVVPSITNAAQSGASLCEFGARVDEEQRHYIRNLFAHISTPVEITAPFLRITSDIASCGPAFLSYILQQMIQDAVEETGISTEAATYLTSQMLIGVADLLREEKFTLPSLQQRVCVPGGITGEGLIPLQSKLPGIFAEVFRRTRAKFAEDQELLDRYLNEQPQ; encoded by the coding sequence ATGGATAAAATCGGGTTCATTGGTACGGGCAGCATGGGCAGTATCTTGATTGAAGCATTGCTGTCCGCCAAAGCGCTGTCTCCCAGCCAGATCACCATCAGCAACCGCACGATCGAAAAAGCCGAACAGCTCGCTAAGCGGCTTGGCGGGCTGGCGGTCGCCCATAGCAATGTGGATTTGGCCAGAGAAGCCGACATGATCCTGCTGTGCGTCAAGCCGCTGGAGTACAGCGTGCTGCTCGAGCAACTCGCCCCTGTCCTGACGGCGGAACAGCTTATCGTCACGATCACCAGTCCGATCAAGCTGGAGCATCTTGAGTCAAAAGTACCTTGCGCCATCGCCCGGGTCGTTCCGAGCATTACCAACGCGGCGCAGAGCGGCGCGAGCCTGTGCGAATTCGGTGCGCGCGTCGACGAAGAGCAGCGCCATTATATTCGCAACCTGTTTGCCCACATCAGCACGCCTGTCGAGATCACCGCGCCTTTCTTGCGAATCACTTCCGACATCGCCAGTTGCGGCCCTGCCTTTTTGAGCTATATTTTGCAGCAGATGATTCAGGATGCCGTCGAAGAGACAGGCATCTCGACAGAAGCCGCTACTTATTTGACCTCGCAGATGCTGATCGGAGTGGCCGATCTGTTGCGCGAAGAAAAATTCACGCTCCCTTCCTTGCAGCAGCGCGTCTGCGTCCCCGGAGGAATCACCGGCGAAGGGCTGATTCCTTTGCAAAGCAAGCTGCCCGGCATTTTTGCAGAGGTATTCCGGCGCACGCGCGCGAAGTTCGCCGAGGATCAGGAACTGCTCGACCGTTATTTGAACGAACAGCCGCAGTAG
- the leuS gene encoding leucine--tRNA ligase has translation MVFSHRDVEKKWQQYWEQNKTFKTSEDPNKKKFYALDMFPYPSGAGLHVGHPEGYTATDILSRMKRMQGYNVLHPMGWDAFGLPAEQYALDTGNDPAEFTEKNINTFRRQIKSLGFSYDWDREINTTDPHYYKWTQWIFTKLYEHGLAYVDEVAVNWCPALGTVLANEEVIDGKSERGGHPVERRPMKQWVLKITAYAERLLEDLEELDWPESIKEMQRNWIGRSEGAEVTFAIEGHDQTFTVFTTRPDTLYGATYTVLAPEHKLVEQITTPEQRAAVEAYLEQTKHKSDLERTDLAKEKTGVFTGAYAINPVNGERLPIWIADYVLISYGTGSIMAVPAHDERDYEFAKTFDLPIKAVIAGGDISKEAYTGDGEHINSGMLDGLNKEQAINKMIEWLEKEGKGSRKVTYRLRDWLFSRQRYWGEPIPILHLEDGTMKTVPESELPIMLPKTKEIKPSGTGESPLANITDWLNTVDPETGKKARRETNTMPQWAGSCWYFLRFIDPHNDKALADPEKLKQWLPVDIYIGGAEHAVLHLLYSRFWHKFLYDIGVVPTKEPFQKLFNQGMILGENNEKMSKSKGNVVNPDDIVNSHGADTLRLYEMFMGPLDASIAWSTKGLDGARRFLDRVYRLFVQDNGELNPKIVDTNKPTSMERVYHQTVKKVTEDYEGLRFNTGISQLMVFVNEAYKADVLPKKYMEDFVKMLSPIAPHLGEELWEKLGHNDTIAYEPWPTYDESKLVEDEVEIVIQINGKNKEKMLIASDSTKEQMEELALSNELIKELIEGKTIVKIIAVPGKLVNIVVR, from the coding sequence ATGGTTTTCAGTCATCGTGATGTTGAAAAAAAGTGGCAACAATACTGGGAGCAAAACAAGACCTTCAAAACTTCTGAGGACCCGAACAAGAAAAAGTTTTACGCACTCGATATGTTCCCGTATCCATCTGGTGCCGGGCTGCACGTCGGACACCCGGAAGGCTATACGGCTACCGATATTTTGTCCCGCATGAAGCGGATGCAAGGCTACAACGTGCTCCATCCAATGGGCTGGGATGCGTTTGGCTTGCCAGCCGAGCAGTACGCGCTCGATACGGGGAATGACCCTGCGGAGTTCACAGAAAAAAACATCAACACGTTCCGCCGCCAAATCAAGTCGCTCGGCTTCTCCTACGACTGGGACAGAGAGATCAACACGACCGATCCGCACTACTACAAATGGACCCAGTGGATTTTTACGAAGCTGTATGAGCACGGCCTGGCCTACGTTGACGAAGTAGCCGTGAACTGGTGCCCGGCGCTGGGAACCGTTCTGGCCAACGAAGAAGTCATTGACGGCAAAAGCGAGCGCGGCGGCCATCCGGTCGAACGCCGCCCGATGAAACAATGGGTATTGAAAATTACCGCGTATGCGGAAAGACTGCTCGAAGACCTGGAAGAGCTGGACTGGCCGGAGAGCATCAAGGAAATGCAGCGCAACTGGATCGGCCGTTCCGAAGGGGCAGAGGTTACGTTTGCCATTGAGGGACACGACCAGACCTTTACTGTCTTCACGACCCGCCCGGATACGCTCTACGGCGCCACCTACACGGTACTCGCTCCCGAGCACAAGCTGGTGGAACAGATTACGACGCCAGAGCAGAGAGCAGCGGTAGAAGCTTACCTGGAGCAGACGAAGCACAAAAGCGATCTGGAGCGTACCGACCTGGCGAAAGAAAAGACAGGGGTATTCACAGGCGCCTATGCGATCAACCCGGTTAACGGCGAACGTCTGCCGATCTGGATTGCCGATTACGTGCTGATTAGCTACGGAACAGGCTCGATCATGGCTGTACCGGCGCACGATGAGCGCGACTACGAGTTCGCCAAGACGTTTGATCTGCCAATCAAAGCGGTCATCGCAGGCGGAGACATTTCCAAGGAAGCGTACACAGGCGACGGAGAACACATCAACTCCGGCATGCTCGATGGCCTGAACAAAGAACAGGCGATCAACAAAATGATCGAATGGCTGGAGAAAGAAGGCAAAGGCAGCCGCAAAGTGACCTACCGTCTGCGCGACTGGCTGTTCAGCCGTCAACGCTACTGGGGCGAGCCAATTCCAATCCTGCATCTGGAAGACGGCACAATGAAAACTGTGCCAGAATCCGAATTGCCGATCATGCTGCCTAAAACAAAAGAAATCAAGCCGTCCGGCACAGGCGAATCGCCGCTCGCCAACATCACCGACTGGCTGAACACCGTCGATCCGGAAACCGGCAAGAAAGCGCGCCGCGAGACGAACACCATGCCGCAATGGGCGGGCAGTTGCTGGTACTTCCTGCGCTTTATCGACCCGCACAACGACAAAGCTTTGGCCGATCCGGAAAAGCTGAAACAATGGCTGCCAGTCGACATCTACATCGGCGGTGCAGAGCACGCTGTATTGCACTTGCTCTACTCCCGCTTCTGGCACAAATTCCTGTACGACATCGGCGTCGTGCCAACCAAGGAGCCATTCCAGAAGCTGTTTAACCAAGGCATGATCCTCGGTGAAAACAACGAAAAAATGAGCAAGTCCAAAGGCAACGTCGTCAACCCGGACGATATCGTCAACAGCCATGGTGCCGACACGCTCCGCCTGTACGAAATGTTCATGGGGCCGCTGGATGCATCCATCGCCTGGTCGACAAAAGGTCTCGATGGCGCGCGCCGCTTCCTGGACCGCGTGTACCGCCTGTTCGTTCAAGACAACGGCGAGCTGAACCCGAAAATCGTCGATACGAACAAACCGACCAGCATGGAGCGCGTCTACCATCAAACCGTGAAAAAAGTGACGGAAGACTACGAGGGCCTGCGCTTCAATACAGGGATCTCCCAGTTGATGGTATTCGTCAACGAAGCGTACAAAGCAGACGTCCTGCCGAAAAAATACATGGAAGACTTCGTGAAAATGCTGTCCCCGATCGCCCCGCACTTGGGCGAGGAACTGTGGGAAAAACTCGGCCACAACGATACAATCGCTTACGAGCCATGGCCAACCTACGACGAGTCGAAGCTGGTCGAGGACGAAGTGGAAATCGTCATCCAGATCAACGGCAAAAACAAGGAAAAAATGCTCATTGCCTCCGACTCGACCAAGGAACAAATGGAGGAGCTGGCACTCAGCAACGAGCTGATTAAGGAACTGATCGAAGGCAAGACAATCGTCAAAATCATCGCCGTGCCTGGCAAGCTGGTTAATATTGTGGTTCGTTAG
- a CDS encoding DNA internalization-related competence protein ComEC/Rec2 — MSLWNASLAVMSGLLLSAYAHPVWLLGAAGAWAAAAAFVPRAYRGRLAVYSFLSILAGLYFYGYEILQQSEMKPLAAQERTVWVRGEIASGVKRDGDVARFFADVGQWREEGESWQQLGLNETIVLRVKLSAAEEAAAVEKWRTGSELVALARLGLPQGARNPHAFDYARYLHWQGVHVVAETAFRDARVEAAASIQGSFQEWQKAGAERIESLFADRETAGYMKSLLLGLGQDVTPELESMYANLGLSHVLAISGLHVTLVTSMFMWCLDRLGVSRRWGLFATVSLLVGYVLLVGASASAVRSGLMGGVGLVCQVAGKRLDGKEVWAGALLVMLAVNPYQLWHVGFQLSFAVTLGLILFVPYSLHVFERVPVWIRTLVAVTFSAQLVSFPFLIYHFHQFSPLSWLVNLLATPVLSLLVLPLGYIAIVLALVHPALAAVPVWLTTRLLGWIHEPLYALDQQVIPFTYWPHPKWWWLLLYACFLGMLPILWNRGYHRKQDVALCLALFLGLLVAARQPLAGSDEVRITFLDVGQGDSIVVEIGTEKVYLMDAGGTMRHPAAEPWMEKRDPFEVGKDVVLPFLMARGIEKIDRAIMTHGDLDHIGGMEALVSRFSFGEVLVNGQVPEAKEAQIRELFRERGVPITTGTPGQVWSDGPEIEWKWLHPGETTLRGNDASVVLQLTAYNKTVLFTGDIERSGEAVLVQNGLSPVDVLKVAHHGSNTSSTEELLAATAPKAAVISAGVNNRYGHPAVQVLQRLGKYGTTIYRTDRHGAITLIISPAGLSWNTQQLDT; from the coding sequence ATGTCACTTTGGAATGCGAGCTTGGCCGTGATGAGCGGCTTGCTCCTGTCGGCGTATGCGCATCCCGTCTGGCTGCTCGGAGCGGCCGGGGCGTGGGCGGCAGCGGCTGCGTTTGTTCCGCGCGCCTATCGAGGCCGCCTCGCTGTTTACTCCTTCCTCTCTATTCTAGCAGGTCTCTATTTTTATGGGTACGAGATTCTCCAGCAGTCGGAAATGAAACCGTTGGCGGCACAGGAGCGAACCGTATGGGTGCGCGGAGAAATCGCTTCTGGCGTCAAACGGGACGGCGATGTCGCCCGCTTCTTTGCGGATGTGGGCCAGTGGCGCGAAGAGGGCGAAAGCTGGCAGCAGCTTGGCCTAAACGAAACGATCGTTCTGCGCGTCAAATTGAGTGCAGCGGAGGAAGCGGCAGCAGTCGAGAAGTGGCGCACAGGCAGCGAGCTTGTGGCACTTGCCCGGCTCGGACTGCCGCAAGGAGCGCGCAACCCGCACGCCTTTGACTATGCGCGCTACCTGCACTGGCAAGGGGTACACGTCGTGGCGGAGACAGCCTTCCGGGACGCGAGGGTAGAGGCGGCAGCGAGCATTCAAGGGAGTTTTCAGGAGTGGCAAAAGGCGGGGGCCGAGCGGATCGAAAGCTTGTTTGCCGATCGGGAAACAGCCGGTTATATGAAGTCATTGCTGCTGGGGCTTGGCCAAGACGTGACGCCTGAGCTGGAATCGATGTACGCCAATTTGGGACTCAGCCACGTTCTCGCGATTTCCGGCTTGCATGTGACGCTGGTCACCTCGATGTTCATGTGGTGTCTGGACAGGCTGGGAGTAAGCCGCAGGTGGGGGCTTTTTGCGACTGTTTCTTTGCTCGTCGGATATGTCCTGCTGGTCGGGGCGAGCGCATCGGCTGTCCGCTCCGGCTTGATGGGCGGTGTCGGGCTTGTTTGCCAGGTGGCAGGAAAAAGGCTGGATGGAAAAGAAGTTTGGGCAGGTGCCTTGCTGGTCATGCTTGCGGTAAATCCGTACCAGTTGTGGCATGTCGGGTTTCAACTGTCTTTTGCGGTCACGCTGGGGCTTATTCTGTTTGTCCCGTACAGCCTGCACGTGTTTGAGCGGGTACCTGTCTGGATCAGGACGCTCGTTGCGGTCACGTTTTCCGCCCAACTCGTCTCTTTTCCGTTTCTCATCTATCACTTTCATCAGTTTTCGCCGCTGTCCTGGCTGGTCAACCTCCTGGCTACACCTGTGCTTTCCTTGCTCGTCCTGCCGCTCGGCTACATCGCGATCGTGCTTGCTCTCGTCCATCCGGCGCTTGCGGCCGTTCCTGTCTGGCTTACGACCCGCCTGCTCGGCTGGATTCACGAGCCGCTGTACGCACTGGATCAACAGGTGATTCCATTTACCTACTGGCCGCATCCAAAGTGGTGGTGGCTACTTCTGTACGCCTGTTTTCTCGGGATGCTGCCCATATTATGGAATCGCGGCTACCACCGCAAACAAGACGTTGCGCTTTGTTTGGCCTTATTTCTCGGGCTTTTGGTCGCGGCACGCCAGCCGCTTGCAGGCAGCGATGAAGTGCGGATTACCTTCCTCGATGTCGGGCAAGGGGATTCCATCGTTGTCGAAATTGGCACCGAGAAGGTATACTTAATGGATGCAGGTGGGACAATGCGCCATCCGGCAGCGGAACCGTGGATGGAGAAGCGCGACCCTTTTGAAGTAGGCAAGGACGTCGTTCTCCCGTTTCTCATGGCGCGTGGGATCGAAAAAATTGATCGTGCCATCATGACGCATGGCGACCTGGACCACATTGGAGGAATGGAAGCGCTGGTTTCCCGCTTTTCTTTCGGGGAGGTACTGGTGAACGGACAAGTGCCTGAAGCAAAGGAAGCACAGATTCGCGAGCTTTTTCGCGAAAGAGGCGTCCCGATCACGACTGGCACTCCCGGTCAGGTATGGTCAGATGGACCGGAAATCGAATGGAAATGGCTTCATCCTGGAGAAACGACACTCCGCGGCAACGACGCCTCCGTCGTTCTTCAGCTTACCGCATACAACAAAACGGTTTTGTTTACAGGCGACATCGAACGAAGCGGAGAAGCAGTGCTCGTCCAAAACGGCCTGTCACCCGTAGATGTATTGAAGGTCGCCCACCACGGCAGCAATACTTCAAGTACCGAGGAGCTGCTGGCGGCGACGGCTCCCAAAGCAGCGGTCATTTCGGCAGGGGTGAACAATCGGTATGGACATCCTGCCGTCCAGGTGCTGCAGCGTTTGGGGAAATACGGCACCACGATTTACCGGACAGATCGGCACGGTGCGATTACGTTGATTATCTCGCCTGCCGGACTGTCTTGGAATACCCAACAATTGGATACATAA
- a CDS encoding RNA polymerase sigma factor, producing the protein MQEAELIRLAQSGDHDALVELLRSVETSVYRSAYYILGNEQDALDAAQEVLIRIYRKLDTYQEKAKFSTWVQRIVSNVCMDKFRAKKETVSIDEHELIIPDRNNVEDEILLTGLSNDIQEAIGKLPKQYRMVVVLRYLEDLSYQEIAEALDLPLNTVKSYLFRARQQLQELLYDYQKGGIG; encoded by the coding sequence ATGCAGGAAGCAGAACTGATCAGGCTGGCGCAATCCGGGGATCATGATGCGCTTGTCGAGCTGCTTCGATCCGTTGAGACCTCCGTTTACCGAAGCGCTTATTATATTCTGGGAAATGAACAGGACGCGCTCGATGCTGCTCAGGAAGTGCTTATTCGCATTTATCGCAAGTTGGACACCTATCAGGAAAAGGCAAAGTTTTCCACCTGGGTGCAACGCATTGTCAGCAATGTCTGTATGGATAAATTTCGCGCGAAGAAGGAAACGGTCTCAATCGACGAGCATGAGCTGATAATACCTGATCGAAACAACGTAGAAGATGAGATCCTTCTCACCGGGCTGTCAAATGACATCCAGGAAGCCATCGGGAAGCTGCCCAAGCAGTACCGGATGGTTGTAGTACTCCGCTACCTGGAGGATTTATCCTATCAGGAAATAGCGGAAGCGTTGGATTTGCCGCTTAACACGGTCAAGTCGTATTTGTTTCGGGCTAGGCAACAGTTGCAAGAACTGTTGTACGACTACCAGAAAGGGGGAATCGGTTGA
- a CDS encoding helix-hairpin-helix domain-containing protein, with protein sequence MLLDWWERHRRLVLIVAATLFVAVSFWLYQGEQRAETVGVPLVSSAYAERERVGQPETALQKREPVLDQPSDAHARSEAEAAVERKPAPPPLYVDVKGKVKQPGLYRFTPGMRVADAIEQAGGALPEADLDQINLAEPLADGTALLVPAKGSATGGPGSAVGAPPLSPVPASVTRAAGTGGAVPKAKLLNLNTATVEELMSLPGIGEARAKAILDYRSQVGRFRSADELKKVSGIGAKMFERIKDQIVAQ encoded by the coding sequence ATGCTGTTGGATTGGTGGGAACGTCATCGACGCCTGGTCCTGATCGTGGCGGCGACCTTGTTTGTGGCCGTCAGCTTTTGGCTCTACCAGGGGGAGCAGCGGGCAGAGACCGTCGGTGTACCGCTCGTTTCCTCTGCCTATGCGGAAAGGGAGCGCGTCGGGCAGCCGGAAACTGCCCTACAGAAACGGGAGCCTGTCCTTGACCAACCATCTGATGCGCACGCCCGCAGCGAAGCGGAAGCCGCAGTCGAACGAAAGCCCGCCCCTCCGCCTCTCTACGTCGACGTAAAGGGCAAGGTGAAACAGCCGGGACTGTACCGCTTCACGCCGGGCATGCGCGTAGCGGACGCGATCGAACAGGCTGGCGGCGCCCTGCCCGAAGCGGACCTCGATCAAATCAATCTGGCTGAGCCGTTGGCAGATGGGACTGCGCTTTTGGTTCCGGCAAAAGGCAGCGCGACTGGCGGGCCTGGATCGGCAGTTGGCGCGCCTCCCCTTTCGCCAGTGCCCGCGAGCGTGACCCGTGCTGCGGGGACTGGCGGCGCTGTGCCAAAAGCCAAGCTGCTCAATCTCAACACAGCGACCGTCGAGGAACTGATGAGCTTGCCAGGAATCGGGGAGGCGCGAGCAAAAGCGATTTTGGACTACCGTTCGCAAGTCGGCCGCTTCCGTTCCGCCGACGAATTGAAAAAGGTTTCTGGGATCGGGGCAAAGATGTTCGAGCGGATCAAAGACCAGATCGTTGCGCAATAA
- the asnB gene encoding asparagine synthase (glutamine-hydrolyzing) — translation MCGIVTLYNKRQMPVRQEAISAMTGVILHRGPDDDGFHLEDNIALGFRRLSIIDVEGGHQPLFNETRDIWIIGNGEIYNYKELQQWLKDAGHVFHTDSDIETILHLYEEVGTDAPKHLRGMFGFTIYDSRKKRLFGARDHFGIKPLYYVETNDSIGVASEIKSLLELPGFTREVNHNGFYHYLTFQYVPDPETMYQGIFRIPPAHSFIIENDQIKLERYWDVEFKPDESKPFSYFVEGTRSVMLESIDKHRISEVPRGAFLSSGVDSSSIVAMLRTFEPVKTFSVGSDIPGYSELDFAKRTAAFLGTEHFERVVNAQQYMDELPRLIWHQDEPVADPSAILLYFVAQMASEHVTVVLSGEGADEFFGGYNIYREPSSLKMFSGMPGWMRQSIGYMAQRLPDQVKGKNFLIRGSKTVEQRFFGNALIFSEEMKRRVVMDDIARSESYVSPFTITEEIYKRASQYDDVTKMQYLDIHTWLRGNILMKADKMTMANSLELRVPFIDLKVFEFAATIPTKYKIANGTTKHVLREAMKDFLPPEIKSKKKLGFPVPTRHWLKNEFYKWAKEIIFESKVDNLINKAYVLYMLDEHREGNADYSRKIWTILVFMLWHQIFIEQKYTFDPYVSPNVDIRRKKNSLQHIG, via the coding sequence ATGTGTGGAATCGTAACACTCTACAACAAGCGGCAAATGCCAGTTAGACAAGAAGCGATCAGCGCGATGACTGGTGTCATCCTGCACCGTGGTCCAGATGACGATGGTTTTCATCTCGAAGACAACATCGCCCTGGGCTTTCGTCGTTTAAGCATCATCGACGTGGAAGGCGGGCATCAACCGCTGTTTAACGAAACGCGTGACATCTGGATTATTGGCAACGGAGAAATTTACAACTACAAGGAATTGCAGCAATGGTTAAAGGACGCCGGTCACGTATTCCATACCGATTCTGATATTGAAACCATCCTTCACCTCTATGAAGAGGTAGGGACGGACGCGCCCAAGCACTTGCGCGGGATGTTCGGCTTTACCATTTACGACTCGCGCAAAAAACGGCTGTTTGGCGCGCGCGACCATTTTGGGATCAAGCCGCTCTACTATGTGGAAACGAATGATTCCATCGGCGTCGCCAGCGAGATCAAAAGCCTGCTGGAGCTACCCGGCTTTACGCGCGAGGTGAACCACAACGGCTTTTACCACTATTTGACTTTCCAATACGTTCCTGATCCCGAAACGATGTATCAGGGCATATTCCGCATCCCGCCAGCCCACTCGTTCATCATCGAGAACGACCAGATCAAGCTGGAGCGTTACTGGGACGTGGAGTTCAAGCCAGACGAGAGCAAGCCGTTCTCGTACTTCGTGGAAGGGACTCGCAGCGTGATGCTGGAATCCATCGACAAGCACCGGATCAGCGAGGTTCCGCGCGGCGCTTTCCTTTCCAGCGGCGTCGATTCCAGCAGCATCGTCGCCATGCTGCGCACCTTTGAGCCTGTGAAAACTTTTTCCGTCGGCTCGGACATTCCTGGTTACAGCGAGCTGGACTTCGCGAAGCGGACGGCTGCCTTTTTGGGCACCGAGCACTTCGAGCGGGTCGTCAACGCCCAGCAGTACATGGATGAACTGCCACGCCTCATCTGGCACCAGGACGAACCGGTAGCGGACCCTTCCGCCATCCTGCTCTACTTCGTCGCGCAAATGGCGAGCGAGCACGTCACCGTCGTCTTGTCCGGCGAAGGCGCCGATGAGTTTTTCGGCGGGTACAACATTTACCGGGAGCCTAGCTCGCTCAAGATGTTTTCCGGCATGCCTGGCTGGATGCGCCAGTCGATCGGTTACATGGCACAGCGCCTGCCCGATCAGGTAAAAGGGAAAAACTTCCTCATCCGCGGCTCGAAGACGGTGGAACAGCGCTTTTTCGGCAACGCCCTGATCTTCAGCGAAGAGATGAAAAGACGCGTCGTGATGGACGACATCGCCCGTTCCGAATCGTACGTCTCGCCGTTTACGATCACAGAAGAGATTTACAAGCGCGCTTCCCAGTACGATGACGTGACCAAGATGCAGTATTTGGACATTCACACCTGGCTGCGCGGAAACATTTTGATGAAAGCCGACAAAATGACGATGGCAAACTCATTGGAGCTGCGCGTTCCTTTCATCGACCTGAAAGTGTTCGAGTTCGCCGCTACCATTCCGACGAAGTACAAGATCGCCAACGGCACGACCAAGCACGTGCTGCGCGAAGCGATGAAAGACTTCCTGCCGCCGGAAATCAAGTCGAAGAAGAAGCTTGGCTTCCCGGTTCCGACTCGCCATTGGCTGAAAAACGAATTTTACAAATGGGCAAAAGAGATCATTTTCGAATCGAAGGTAGACAATTTGATTAATAAGGCCTACGTGCTCTACATGCTCGACGAACACCGTGAAGGAAATGCCGACTATAGTCGCAAAATCTGGACGATCCTCGTTTTCATGCTGTGGCACCAAATCTTTATCGAGCAAAAATATACGTTCGATCCGTACGTCAGCCCGAATGTAGACATTCGCCGCAAGAAAAATTCGCTGCAGCATATCGGCTAA
- the holA gene encoding DNA polymerase III subunit delta, giving the protein MPLLSAIREIRQKHFSPLYVLFGPESFLAEEFLSLAKNEMIDPQFRDLNMSVYDCTETGLADILQDAETLPFLGEHRLVIAKHAYFLTGSKPQTKVESDPDALLAYLQNPPPYTTLILHTEAEKLDERKKLVKTLQQKAKVIPFPLLKDADLYGWVERQADKYQARIGRPQAMKLVERVGHELRLLDKEVEKLALYVGAGASITDEVIETLGARTLEQDVFGLIEQVASGKLDRALRMMYDCMKTGEEPIKLIALLARQFRMLLHVKQLSPRGYSQQQMAGMIKMHPYAVKKAMEQARHFSEDSLKRLLGILAEEDFRMKSGQVDKRLALELFVARAHAERQATTN; this is encoded by the coding sequence ATGCCACTCCTGTCGGCCATTCGGGAAATCCGGCAAAAGCACTTTTCGCCGCTGTACGTGCTTTTCGGCCCGGAATCGTTTTTAGCCGAAGAATTTTTGTCGCTGGCCAAAAACGAAATGATTGACCCGCAGTTTCGCGATCTCAACATGAGTGTCTACGATTGTACGGAGACGGGACTCGCGGACATATTGCAAGACGCGGAAACTTTGCCGTTTTTGGGAGAGCATCGCCTCGTGATTGCCAAACACGCGTATTTTTTGACGGGGAGCAAGCCGCAGACGAAAGTGGAGAGCGATCCGGATGCGCTGCTTGCCTATTTGCAAAATCCGCCTCCGTACACGACGCTGATTTTACATACAGAAGCCGAAAAGCTGGACGAGCGCAAAAAGCTCGTCAAGACGCTGCAGCAAAAAGCGAAGGTCATTCCGTTTCCGCTGTTAAAGGACGCGGATTTGTACGGCTGGGTAGAGCGGCAGGCAGACAAGTACCAGGCGCGGATCGGGCGCCCGCAGGCGATGAAGCTGGTGGAGCGCGTCGGCCACGAGCTGCGGCTGTTGGACAAGGAAGTGGAGAAGCTCGCTTTGTACGTAGGAGCGGGGGCCAGCATTACGGATGAGGTGATCGAAACGCTCGGCGCACGGACGCTGGAGCAGGATGTTTTCGGGCTGATCGAGCAGGTCGCGTCAGGGAAGTTGGACAGGGCGTTGCGGATGATGTACGACTGCATGAAGACAGGCGAGGAGCCAATCAAGCTGATTGCGCTGTTGGCGAGACAGTTTCGCATGCTGCTGCACGTCAAGCAGCTCTCGCCGCGCGGTTATTCGCAGCAGCAGATGGCAGGCATGATAAAAATGCATCCGTACGCCGTGAAAAAAGCGATGGAGCAGGCGCGCCATTTTTCCGAGGATTCGTTGAAAAGGCTGCTGGGGATTCTGGCAGAAGAAGATTTTCGCATGAAGTCCGGCCAGGTGGACAAGCGTCTTGCGCTGGAGCTGTTTGTGGCGCGGGCCCATGCCGAGCGGCAAGCAACGACGAACTAG